Part of the Deltaproteobacteria bacterium genome, ACCGCGCTGACCAAGGCTTGGTGGGACAATTTGGCCGAGCTGCAAACCATCCATCCGTTGTTCAAACAATGGACCAAGGACAACCAGGCGATCACCAATTTCACGATTCCCTATCACTCCGGCGCGGTAAAATTCTATAAAGACGTCGGGGTGTGGACGGCGAAGCACGATGCACGGACTAAAGAGATCTGCGGCTAGGAAGAATGGAGCGATGGATTAATGAGTGTCAATAAACGTTGGGCGGGTTTCGTTGCCCTATACATTATTGATTTGTTGGTGCTGCCTCTGGCTTTGTCGATCGCTTCGGCTAACGCCAAGATCGACTGCGGGCCGGTGGTGAACAAGGGCAACGATCTCGCCCGCAGCGTCGCGATCGGTACCAGTCCGGCCGGTACTGGGGCATTTTCCTTAGGCTCTGGATTGGCCGCGGTGGCGAGCAAGGCAACGCCGATCATCGCCAAGGTTCAGCCCTACGCCGGCCCCAACACCTTTGTCCCGCTGCTCGAAAGCGGCGAGCTGGAGTTTGGTATCATCAATATTCTCGACGCTCACATGGCCATGACCGGCACGGGCACTTATAAGAAAGCTTATCCCAGTCTGCGCGTGCTCACCGGCGGCGTGTTTCCGTTTACCGGCGGCATCATGGTGCGCGATAAGTCCGATATCAAGCAGGTCAGCGATCTCAAGGGTAAAAAGCTGGCCTGGGACTTTGGCGGCCACGCGGTGATCCAGGCGTTGTTTAACGCGGCCCTGGAAACCGGCGGCGTGAAACCGTCCGACATCACCCAGGTGCGGATGTCCACATCCAACGACGGCATCCGCGGCGTCGCCGAGGGCAAAGTCGATGCCACTTACGCTTCCCTCGGCACCGGCACCAACGAAGAGGCCAATGCCATGGAGCCGGTGCGCTTTCTCAACATTCCCAATACCGAGGCGAACAACAAGATTCTTAGCAAACTCGGCAGCTCGGTGGTTAAAGCCGATCCGGCCACCGGCATTCGCGGCGAGACTTATATCGTCGGCTATCCGCTCCATCTGCTGACTTCGACCAAGGTCAATGAACGCACGGTACAGGCGGTGCTCAAAGCCTGGTGGGACAACTACGCTGAGCTACAGACGATCCATCCGCTGTTCAAGCAGTTCACCAAGGATGTTCAGGCGATTAGCAATTTCACCATCCCGTACCACCCTGGTTCGGTGAAGTTCTACAAGGACGCTGGGGTGTGGACCGCCAAGCATGACGCACGAACAAAAGAGATTTGTGGATGA contains:
- a CDS encoding TAXI family TRAP transporter solute-binding subunit → MSVNKRWAGFVALYIIDLLVLPLALSIASANAKIDCGPVVNKGNDLARSVAIGTSPAGTGAFSLGSGLAAVASKATPIIAKVQPYAGPNTFVPLLESGELEFGIINILDAHMAMTGTGTYKKAYPSLRVLTGGVFPFTGGIMVRDKSDIKQVSDLKGKKLAWDFGGHAVIQALFNAALETGGVKPSDITQVRMSTSNDGIRGVAEGKVDATYASLGTGTNEEANAMEPVRFLNIPNTEANNKILSKLGSSVVKADPATGIRGETYIVGYPLHLLTSTKVNERTVQAVLKAWWDNYAELQTIHPLFKQFTKDVQAISNFTIPYHPGSVKFYKDAGVWTAKHDARTKEICG